The proteins below come from a single Paracoccus sp. SCSIO 75233 genomic window:
- a CDS encoding 1-acyl-sn-glycerol-3-phosphate acyltransferase has product MSSPLLNETQAARLSPIPGKPGFLSYLGTITYYIHVALATIVVGLWGVTKLGQGRRGVHRVATVWIGYMLRAARWHMGVAVEIRGTPPAANEGALIGAKHQSFLDILAIAYAARRRAFVMKREVLRVPIMGWYARRAGCIPIDRSKGRDAMGQIIATVRERMASDEGLGHLILYPEGTRTRPGEKRPYKHGISTLHIETGLPVWPVAVNCGMFWPKRGLPVLSGRAVIEFLEPMQAEPGESRDAFLQRIRDVVEETSEKLMTEAGLQIGH; this is encoded by the coding sequence ATGAGCTCTCCGTTGCTGAACGAAACACAGGCCGCGCGATTGTCGCCCATACCGGGAAAGCCGGGCTTTCTCAGCTATCTGGGCACGATCACCTATTACATTCACGTCGCGCTGGCGACCATCGTCGTCGGCCTCTGGGGTGTCACGAAACTGGGACAGGGACGACGCGGCGTGCATCGCGTCGCGACGGTCTGGATCGGATATATGCTGCGCGCCGCGAGGTGGCACATGGGTGTCGCCGTCGAGATACGCGGCACACCACCCGCAGCTAATGAGGGCGCACTTATCGGCGCAAAACATCAAAGCTTTCTGGACATTCTCGCCATCGCCTATGCCGCGCGCAGACGGGCCTTCGTCATGAAGCGCGAGGTTCTGCGCGTTCCGATCATGGGCTGGTATGCGCGCCGTGCGGGATGTATCCCGATCGACCGCAGCAAGGGCCGTGACGCAATGGGCCAGATCATCGCTACCGTGCGCGAGCGGATGGCATCCGACGAGGGGCTGGGTCATCTGATCCTCTACCCCGAAGGCACACGCACCAGACCGGGCGAAAAACGACCCTATAAGCATGGTATAAGCACGCTACATATCGAAACCGGACTGCCGGTGTGGCCGGTCGCGGTGAATTGCGGGATGTTCTGGCCAAAACGGGGCCTTCCCGTTCTGTCCGGTCGGGCTGTCATCGAGTTTTTGGAGCCAATGCAGGCCGAACCGGGCGAAAGCCGCGATGCGTTTTTGCAGCGCATTCGCGACGTGGTCGAAGAAACTAGCGAAAAGTTGATGACAGAAGCGGGCCTGCAAATCGGGCATTAG
- a CDS encoding ABC transporter permease, producing MSGKLSNVDWRSLWRGLIGRDTGPGRIVPPTGFTAQLTLLTAGAMAFLAVFALALSFATGRLADRWSQSLAQTVTVRVSAPADEVETLTGRVMGILDQTPGIAEARMLPEEEVDALLTPWFGPDLPVEALPVPRLIEIRESGEDFDADGLRLRLEAETPGAVLDDHTRWRQPLVTAAKRLRTLGVVSLALIAAAGAAMMALAAQSSLAANGQVIRVLRLIGARDVTIAQAFVRRFTRRAAVGAFIGTILGMIAIALLPGMDQAGGFLTGLGFQGWGWLWPLLIPVIAAGVGFVATRWAALRMLREVP from the coding sequence ATGAGCGGGAAACTGAGCAATGTCGACTGGCGCAGCCTCTGGCGTGGCCTGATTGGGCGCGATACCGGGCCGGGCCGGATCGTCCCGCCGACCGGATTCACGGCGCAGCTGACGCTGCTGACCGCAGGCGCGATGGCGTTTCTGGCGGTTTTCGCCCTCGCACTCAGCTTTGCAACCGGGCGGCTCGCAGATCGCTGGTCGCAGTCGCTGGCGCAGACAGTGACCGTCCGGGTCTCCGCACCTGCGGATGAGGTCGAGACCCTGACCGGGCGCGTCATGGGTATTCTTGACCAGACGCCGGGTATCGCTGAAGCGCGAATGCTGCCCGAGGAAGAGGTCGATGCGCTTCTGACCCCGTGGTTCGGCCCTGACCTGCCGGTTGAGGCACTGCCGGTTCCACGCCTGATCGAGATCCGCGAATCGGGCGAAGATTTTGACGCCGACGGCTTGCGTTTGCGGCTTGAGGCCGAGACGCCCGGAGCCGTTCTCGACGACCACACGCGCTGGCGGCAACCATTGGTAACGGCTGCGAAACGGCTGCGGACGCTGGGCGTGGTGTCACTGGCACTGATCGCGGCTGCGGGTGCCGCGATGATGGCACTGGCCGCGCAATCCTCGCTGGCGGCGAATGGTCAGGTGATCCGGGTGCTGCGTCTGATCGGTGCGCGCGATGTGACGATCGCACAAGCCTTCGTCCGCCGCTTCACCCGACGCGCGGCAGTCGGCGCCTTCATCGGCACGATACTGGGCATGATCGCAATCGCCCTGCTGCCCGGCATGGATCAGGCAGGCGGCTTCCTGACCGGGCTGGGCTTTCAGGGCTGGGGCTGGCTGTGGCCGCTTCTGATCCCGGTCATCGCGGCAGGCGTCGGCTTCGTCGCGACAAGATGGGCGGCACTTCGTATGCTGCGGGAGGTGCCATGA
- a CDS encoding cell division ATP-binding protein FtsE: MIEMQELSFGYREGGTLLQDMNLSLPAGSFHFLTGPSGSGKTTFLRLCYADLLPSKGGLTAFGHDVNGLSRDGIAMLRRKVGVLHQDAQFLDHLPVAENIALPLTVAGQPVDMQALKELLGWVGMTSHARALPPSLSGGERQRVALARAVIMSPDFVMADEPTGNLDWEMSLRLLQLLVELNRSGKPVLIATHDMDLIRAARQMDVQARVLRISGKRVQLAGADL, translated from the coding sequence TTGATCGAAATGCAGGAGCTGTCCTTTGGTTACCGCGAGGGCGGAACCCTTTTGCAGGACATGAATCTCAGCCTGCCTGCCGGGTCCTTTCATTTTCTGACCGGCCCCTCCGGTTCAGGCAAAACCACGTTCCTGCGGCTTTGCTATGCCGATCTGCTGCCCAGCAAGGGCGGGCTGACCGCGTTCGGCCACGATGTCAACGGATTGTCGCGGGACGGCATCGCCATGCTGCGCCGGAAAGTCGGGGTGCTGCATCAGGACGCACAGTTTCTGGACCACCTGCCCGTGGCGGAGAATATCGCACTGCCACTAACCGTCGCCGGTCAGCCTGTGGATATGCAGGCCCTGAAGGAGCTGCTTGGCTGGGTCGGCATGACCTCTCACGCGCGCGCCCTGCCGCCTTCGCTGTCGGGGGGGGAGCGTCAGCGTGTAGCACTGGCGCGTGCCGTCATCATGTCGCCCGACTTCGTGATGGCGGATGAGCCGACGGGCAATCTTGATTGGGAAATGTCGCTGCGGCTGCTGCAATTGCTGGTCGAGCTTAACCGCTCCGGCAAGCCGGTGCTGATCGCGACGCATGATATGGACCTGATCCGGGCGGCGCGTCAGATGGATGTGCAGGCCCGCGTCCTTCGCATTTCCGGCAAGCGGGTCCAACTGGCGGGGGCGGATCTATGA